A single genomic interval of Penicillium psychrofluorescens genome assembly, chromosome: 2 harbors:
- a CDS encoding uncharacterized protein (ID:PFLUO_004006-T1.cds;~source:funannotate): MTITSTTAIAIEPKPQKARLSIPKKLLRGLDPEWVGLWETHGSSMVRADEVSIEEYRKNPAKYSFTYPTFAGPSVFHVEDLEIPVSHPAGEITIRVYTPEGLGPFPVHLNFHGGGWVLGNLNSEAAWCRHMCNKAQIKVIDVDYRLAPDFPYPTSIYDSWDAVKWTIANAAKLNINPLSISIGGLSAGGHMSAVMAHFARDEEVDLKLQLLIVPATDMRYCLRNRTLNRATCPYESVFLYHDAPWGPLAREQWFLQHWLGDDNDKQEKILTQDWICTPVLAPSFENLARAHIITAEFDLERDEGEFYGALMREAGNEVTIKRYTGVPHAFGQYNHPDRGLSQSFAYIEDTCKILREVHFGKATE; the protein is encoded by the exons ATGACAATTACGAGTACAACTGCAATAGCTATAGAGCCCAAGCCTCAAAAGGCTCGACTATCCATCCCCAAAAAGCTATTGCGGGGACTGGATCCTGAATGGGTTGGTCTTTGGGAAACACATGGAAGCTCAATGGTACGGGCAGACGAGGTGAGCATTGAAGAATACCGGAAGAATCCGGCGAAGTACAGCTTCACATATCCTACGTTTGCAG GGCCGTCCGTTTTTCAtgttgaggatctggagatACCGGTTTCACATCCGGCCGGGGAAATTACAATTAGGGTGTATACCCCAGAGGGTCTTGGACCATTTCCCGTTCACTTGAATTTCCATGGGG GCGGCTGGGTGCTTGGAAATCTCAACAGTGAAGCGGCATGGTGCCGACATATGTGTAATAAGGCCCAGATCAAGGTCATTGATGTGGATTACCGACTTGCCCCGGATTTCCCGTACCCGACCAGCATCTACGACTCTTGGGATGCAGTCAAGTGG ACAATTGCCAATGCCGCCAAGCTCAACATCAACCCCTTGAGCATTTCCATCGGCGGGCTTTCAGCTGGAGGTCATATGTCAGCAGTTATGGCCCATTTCGCTCGCGACGAAGAAGTGGACCTCAAGCTCCAGCTACTTATTGTGCCGGCAACGGATATGCGATATTGTCTGAGAAACCGTACACTCAACAGGGCGACTTGTCCATATGAAAGTGTTTTTCTGTACCACGATGCACCATGGGGTCCTTTGGCCAGAGAACAATGGTTTCTCCAGCACTGGCTAGGCGATGACAACG ATAAACAAGAGAAAATCCTGACTCAAGACTGGATCTGCACCCCAGTACTGGCTCCTTCATTTGAGAATCTCGCACGGGCGCACATTATCACCGCCGAATTTGATCTCGAGCGGGATGAAGGCGAGTTCTATGGGGCTCTTATGAGAGAGGCTGGAAATGAGGTCACGATCAAGCGATACACTGGAGTCCCGCACGCCTTTGGTCAGTACAACCACCCTGATAGAGGGTTATCCCAGAGTTTTGCGTACATCGAGGATACGTGCAAAATTCTCCGGGAAGTCCATTTCGGAAAGGCTACTGAGTGA
- a CDS encoding uncharacterized protein (ID:PFLUO_004007-T1.cds;~source:funannotate), translating to MADQYLGKFKAIAVSLAIYIVGLIVLVSTSTPQEIQNGAGFGGLIAAMVIIGLGTGGIKANVTPMCAEQYQNAEPVVKTLKSGEQVIVDPELTVERLFMWFYWVVNVGALSPLITVNVEAKKSFWLAYLIPLIAIILSGVVFLAGQKRYVKIPPKGSAIIDACRVLHIVRQEKQFKNAMPSALQESGNLNKYPFALAPQYTDEYVSDVRRGFMSCRIWNNLISQAGQMALHGTPNDLLQNLDPIALCIFIPLLDLGIYPMLRKFKINFSPVRRIFTGFLLASISMVYASVLQHYIYISPPNSIHVWIQAPAYVFVAFSEAFIIVTGLELAFTHAPKK from the exons ATGGCAG ATCAGTATTTAGGGAAGTTCAAAGCCATCGCCGTTTCACTGGCGATATACATCGTTGGCCTCATTGTTTTGGTGAGCACGTCAACACCGCAAGAGATTCAAAACGGCGCTGGCTTTGGAGGCCTCATTGCAGCAATGGTCATCATTGGTCTAGGCACAGGTGGCATCAAGGCGAATGTGACGCCGATGTGTGCTGAGCAGTACCAAAATGCAGAGCCTGTAGTGAAAACGCTCAAGTCAGGGGAACAGGTCATCGTTGATCCCGAACTAACCGTCGAGCGCCTTTTCATGTGGTTCTACTGGGTAGTCAATGTCGGGGCTCTTTCGCCCTTGATTACGGTCAATGtcgaggcgaagaagtcATTCTGGCTGGCCTATCTCATTCCTTTGAT AGCCATTATCCTCTCCGGCGTTGTGTTTTTGGCAGGCCAAAAACGTTACGTTAAGATTCCACCAAAGGGGTCGGCTATCATCGATGCATGCCGTGTGTTGCATATTGTCCGACAGGAGAAGCAATTCAAAAATGCAATGCCCTCGGCTCTTCAGGAATCAGGAAACTTGAACAAGTATCCCTTCGCACTGGCTCCTCAATATACAGATGAGTATGTCTCAGACGTTCGTCGAGGCTTCATGAGCTGCAGG ATTTGGAACAATCTCATTTCTCAAGCCGGGCAAATGGCCCTGCATGGGACCCCGAACGACCTCCTTCAGAACCTGGACCCAATTGCCTTGTGCATTTTCATCCCGCTACTTGACT TGGGGATCTATCCAATGCTTCGCAAATTCAAAATCAACTTCAGTCCCGTGCGCCGGATTTTCACCGGATTCCTTCTGGCCTCAATTTCAATGGTATATGCTAGCGTCTTGCAGCATTACATCTACATCTCTCCTCCAAACAGTATACATGTGTGGATTCAAGCCCCCGCATATGTTTTTGTTGCCTTCTCAGAGGCCTTTATCATTGTCACCGGTCTTGAACTTGCATTTACGCACGCGCCTAAGAAGTAA
- a CDS encoding uncharacterized protein (ID:PFLUO_004008-T1.cds;~source:funannotate) translates to MKSETIVVLGAGVIGLDVALALAEKGLAKYTTIIAEHLPGDTSVNYTSPWAGANFSAISSSDEKALRWDKIGYKYLLRLAAQNGTRAFVQETPSTEYWDDMPSQEKLNSMADYLKDFCIIPKTDLPEGVAFGVTFTTVTLNAPMHIGYLIEKLHLDYGIQVIRKKIPDIQSAFLSQDTQLVFNCTGNGARVLPGVQDSKCFPTRGQVVLARAGHVGRNVMRHGKDYETYIIPRPGSNGNVILGGFMQKGVSTHDTFKEQTESILSRTKALLPDLDSPMTEPLAVFAGLRPSREGGARVAMEEIALNFGKRKGTVVHNYGAGGTGFQAGYGMAIEAVQIAEGVLQSILHSSEGTRARL, encoded by the exons ATGAAAAGCGAAACCATTGTCGTTCTCGG TGCTGGGGTCATTGGCCTTGATGTCGCTTTGGCGCTCGCAGAAAAGGGTCTTGCAAAGTACACTACTATCATTGCTGAGCATCTTCCAGGGGACACATCTGTCAATTACACCTCACCATG GGCTGGCGCAAACTTTTCCGCTATCTCCTCGAGCGACGAAAAAGCTTTGCGCTGGGATAAAATCGGCTACAAATATCTACTTCGCCTGGCTGCTCAAAATGGGACTAGAGCGTTTGTTCAGGAAACTCCTTCAACGGAGTACTGGGATGATATGCCTTCCCAGGAGAAGCTGAACTCCATGGCAGATTATCTCAAAGAT TTTTGCATCATCCCCAAGACGGATTTGCCTGAAGGGGTGGCATTTGGTGTTACATTCACAACTGTGACACTGAATGCGCCTATGCACATTGGTTATCTCATTGAGAAGCTTCATCTCGACTACGGTATCCAAGTTATTCGCAAAAAGATACCAGATATTCAGTCGGCCTTCTTAAGCCAAGATACGCAACTTGTTTTCAACTGCACTGGAAACGGTGCTCGAGTTCTGCCTGGTGTCCAAGATTCCAAGTGTTTCCCCACCAGAGGACAGGTAGTACTAGCCAGAGCTGGGCATGTTGGTCGTAATGTTATGCGACATGGAAAAGACTACGAGACCTATATTATTCCTCGGCCGGGCTCAAATGGCAATGTAATACTGGGAGGTTTCATGCAAAAGGGAGTTAG CACCCATGATACCTTCAAGGAGCAGACGGAGTCTATTTTGTCACGAACGAAAGCATTGCTTCCTGATCTCGATTCTCCAATGACAGAGCCACTCGCCGTTTTTGCAGGGCTGCGGCCCTCGAGAGAGGGAGGTGCACGGGTTGCCATGGAAGAGATCGCACTTAATTTCGGCAAACGAAAAGGAACGGTTGTTCATAACTACGGTGCTGGAGGAACCGGGTTCCAGGCTGGATATGGTATGGCCATTGAGGCTGTCCAAATCGCGGAAGGGGTCCTTCAGAGTATTCTTCATAGCTCCGAAGGCACCCGGGCGCGCCTATGA
- a CDS encoding uncharacterized protein (ID:PFLUO_004009-T1.cds;~source:funannotate) — MVKYTIALTLLAAASIAAPVPQPGHAVNPRDGDANLLGGSDSGVAKLLGSLTSRNSEKTPKGKNGGILGDVPILGALLGKREVHDLEPRKDILRNLPILGPLLASGDKKERKQKKEGTQHQKKTDASDHGLAGIAGKLPIIRSILDSKADDSDKKRDMDGFSAFLNEATPAMERREEHQHEERQLGELVSKAGLGSLFGGAHHGVGLLPQRRDEEQKHENEARDSPLQGATLVDALFKGGVLGRLKGLFPAK, encoded by the exons ATGGTCAAGTACACCATTGCTCTGACCCTTCTCGCTGCTGCGAGTATTGCTGCGCCTGTTCCGCAGCCGGGT CATGCGGTCAACCCTCGGGATGGAGATGCTaatctcctcggcggctCGGATAGCGGTGTCGCCAAGCTGCTGGGCAGTTTGACTAGCCGCAACAGCGAGAAGACTCCCAAGGGTAAGAATGGGGGTATACTCGGTGACGTCCCCATCCTTGGTGCTCTCCTCGGT AAGAGAGAAGTTCACGATCTTGAACCCCGGAAGGATATCCTGCGCAACCTGCCCATCCTGGGTCCTCTCCTTGCC AGTGGCGAtaagaaagagaggaagcaaaagaaagaaggcaCTCAGCACCAGAAAAAGACGGATGCAAGCGACCATGGGTTGGCCGGCATCGCTGGAAAACTCCCCATCATCAGATCCATTCTTGACTCC AAGGCCGATGATTCGGATAAGAAGCGCGACATGGATGGCTTTAGTGCTTTCCTAAATGAAGCCACCCCAGCGATG GAGCGTCGCGAGGAGCACCAGCACGAGGAAcgccagctcggcgaacTGGTGAGCAAGGCGGGCCTGGGCTCTCTGTTTGGGGGTGCGCATCACGGAGTGGGTCTTTTGCCG CAACGCCGGGATGAGGAGCAGAAACATGAGAATGAAGCCCGCGACTCACCCCTCCAGGGCGCCACGCTAGTCGATGCCCTCTTCAAGGGCGGTGTTCTCGGCCGGCTCAAAGGTTTGTTTCCTGCGAAGTAA
- a CDS encoding uncharacterized protein (ID:PFLUO_004010-T1.cds;~source:funannotate), whose translation MPDTSMPVFHFESPAPPKLDISSTPEPLFQVPNSTSATSSLYSSISRKRSRRDSGALASRLQPPTELGRSVPLLRDPTQTSTASTTADDHHSAELDYRQNRYRESFLPPSLDSSVNSITPAEPSRKTRKRSLRESPSIDGSDPATPVGWGRTVINAVGKVLDLCWSGTFRGFYAGGGQGYDMAAGAGQQLDSSAWQAPSSAEKDNTLSSHNKLHLTPVPGQYPEDDVDRNWVVVPNESNDPFVETGSPSLRARRAYQASSPRRRPAQLPRLNKRTAYSSSARPSTPTKSPTKSPTKSTGLSSPRSKDTPGSAEVQRHAAQLRRKERQEDASIRRLNRQLQNMIREGKEALGTTVDMGDLDMEDYD comes from the coding sequence ATGCCCGACACCAGCATGCCCGTCTTCCACTTCGAATCGCCTGCGCCGCCCAAGCTGGATATCTCCAGCACGCCCGAACCACTGTTCCAGGTTCCCAACTCGACCTCCGCTACTTCCTCCCTTTACAGCTCCATCTCCCGCAAGCGATCTCGACGCGATTCAGGGGCTCTGGCATCCCGTCTCCAACCCCCGACCGAGCTGGGCCGATCCGTGCCGCTGCTCCGCGATCCGACCCAAACAAGCACAGCATCAACAACGGCAGACGACCACCACTCAGCCGAGCTCGACTACCGCCAAAACAGATACCGCGAATCCTTCCTACCCCCTTCTCTTGACTCCAGCGTGAATTCCATAACACCCGCCGAGCCCAGTCGCAAAACCCGCAAACGCAGTCTGCGCGAGTCCCCCAGTATCGATGGCTCGGATCCCGCAACCCCCGTGGGCTGGGGCCGTACGGTGATCAACGCCGTCGGCAAGGTCCTGGACTTGTGCTGGTCCGGTACATTCCGCGGGTTTTACGCAGGTGGCGGACAAGGCTACGACATGGCCGCCGGGGCGGGACAACAGCTCGATTCCAGTGCATGGCAGGCACCATCTTCTGCCGAGAAAGACAACACTCTCAGCTCGCACAACAAACTTCATTTGACTCCGGTCCCGGGCCAGTATCCCGAGGACGACGTCGACCGGAACTGGGTCGTCGTGCCAAACGAGTCCAATGATCCATTCGTCGAAACCGGCAGTCCTTCTCTCCGCGCTCGCAGGGCTTACCAGGCGTCcagtcctcgtcggcgaCCGGCACAGCTTCCACGTCTGAACAAGCGAACTGCGTATTCCTCCAGTGCACGTCCCTCCACGCCAACGAAGAGCCCAACGAAAAGTCCAACGAAGAGTACAGGTCTGTCATCGCCTCGATCCAAAGATACTCCGGGATCCGCGGAAGTGCAACGACATGCGGCGCAGCTTCGTCGCAAGGAGCGCCAGGAAGATGCCAGTATCCGCCGGCTAAACAGGCAGTTGCAGAATATGATCCGGGAAGGCAAAGAGGCGCTGGGGACAACAGTGGACATGGGTGATCTGGACATGGAGGACTACGACTGA